The nucleotide window AGGGGTGTTAATGTAGCTGTGCAAGGTGGCCATATGAGATATTTCAGAGAATTTCAGAGCTAAAACAAACTAACAGCAGTAGGATCAGAGTCAGTGACAAGATACGCATGAataaattacactgtatatataaatgccCATATAATGTCGCTTGCGCACAACAGCGCTTTACCGTGCATGTAATGTATAGCCATTACGAAGTTTTAGTAGGTCTCTGTATGCATCTCGCATTGTGCCTGGAGACATTAGGCGGAGTTGAGATTAGACTATTATGAAAAAACAGATGTATacttttttgtatacatgtacatgagactATACGCATCGTATAAGCTAATTACTTTGGCTACAGGCCTATATCTCAAATAATCTAATCTAAAGTTATAATTATCCCCGTTATTTTGCATCTATCAAACGAATCTACCGCCAATGATTTTGTCACATTAGTTTATAGGTATACAGGTCAACGGTAACCTATAACCCACTCATGCATTGCAGCAGTTAAAGGTGACATTTTGATCTacgttcaagttcagttcaagTATAAAGTTTGTGATGAGACGTGAAGTTCACAGTTACCGCGGTAAGTTATGTTTCTCTAGTGTTGTGACCAGGAAACAGGCCTATAAGTTACAGGGCCTGTAAAGGGTGAACTTTATGGCATAGCCTATTTATAGCCTAAACATTtgggaaaaggaaaaaaattagtCTACAAACTACTTTTTATATTAGCTTAAAAGGATAGTAAATATCCTTTTCCTATGCGTTAACATAATAGCGCAAAATAATTTCACTGAATGAAAATTGTCCGCTGGCCACGAATTTGCAACTGATCCTCACATTGCCCACGTCACCTGGGTTACAGGTTGTAGACAGGCTACTTTGGGAATATTGTTGTAACAATCATGGtgaattattttatgtatacagtGTTCTAATAATACAATTgtacaaaatacacataaactTCAGGTCTGGAGTTTTTTCCAATAAAGAAGAGATAAAGGTTATCCAGAACTGACAAGCTTAAATAAGCCTAAAATCTCTCTAAACAGATAGTTATCTTCATACAAGTAAATGAAAGAAAGCTATGTTGCAGAGCAATATTATTTAGATTCCAGTTATACGACTATCATAAATCTATACTCAATCAAATTTTGTCTTTCAGCATCCCCTTATCGACTGTTTTTGATGTTTGTCACAGGCTTAGGAAATTGTGCTCTGGCCTAGGAGacttctgaatctgcttgtggactatagtataggcctatacctcGCCACAACAGTATGAGAACTGAGACTGAGTCTTGCCATCTTTTCCTAAGGACTGTCATTCCCAAGAATGCGCACACCTGTATAGCCTCTAGTTTGAAAATAATTCGTGAGTAGTCAGCATTTTCATAGGtggaaatatatacatagaatatatatttatattcataaatgGCATTTCGAAAACCTATTTTGAGTATTACCTACACATATAGACCGAACGCTTTTCAACACTAAAATGGTTTCCTCTGCCCTGTAATGTTCCACTGCCCTTATGCAGCCAGTACTGTTGGTCATGCGTGTTGCGTAACATTACGCCATGAAACTTTTCCAGAGTGAGAGAGAACTTCCGTAATTTTTCGACGCCCAGGTTTTGTATTCTGTCTTATATCATGTCAATCAAACCCCGGTTGCATTGTGAGAACCAACAGCTTTGCGAAACAACTCCATACTATGACAgagtatatacacgtatgtatcTTAATACGTATCACGCCGTTATACTGATGCCGCGGCTGTTGAACACATCCCATAATTTAGGATAACAGGTGTCAGTACTTTTGTTGATTCACCGACTGGTGTTCAGTGCTGGGCTCTAGAATTTTGAACATATATGACAGCAATCATGTTTATGAGTAGAGGAATCCAGAGTGCTGGGAGTAAACCACTTATACTTTTGTCAGGTACACACGTTTAGCCTAATGACGCATACATAAGACAGCTGGATTAAAGTAAAGTCTTGAAAATGACGTTCTCACGCGTATATATACTATGGTCTAATTATCTTGTCTTATTTACTTTAAACACCTGTAACGTTTAGTGCCATAAGGAAATCCAAAACCCAATCAACTGTGAAAACATAAACTTTGCCACTATATAAACATgtgtatagaaaaaaaaagaggtaaaGTCACAGGTATCACGGAAAAGTGTTTTTCACTGAGGAAAACTTGTCCATTGGCCACGAATTTGCAACTGGCTCTCACACTGTCCACATGAAAGTTTTGGAACCTGTTATGGTGGGTAGATAGACAAGGGTGTAGTAAATCGAATTTTGTGATTATTAAAGGTTAAAAATTTATCTCTTCCTAATTTCGAAAATTCTTTGAATTAGTTCGGCCTGTTCCAATCATTCATCCTATTGATAAGGACTGAAGTACTTTCCTCATCAGTTTTAGGATCCGTGATTTTGTGTTTTGGATACTGGATCTACTTAAGGGCAAGTACCCACACCAACGGGCTCTGGTTGATGACCCAACAAGAAGAATCGGACAGGAAGAATCTGCAAAATGAGTCTCATCACTTGATGGCAGCCAGCCACCTAACAGTCTGGAACTCTGCCCTGTCCCATTtggaaaaaaacaaccaaacacAAATCGCAAATATCCTTCAGTATGAGTCACAGCTATCCAAGATATGTGTGACTACGCATAACGTGGGGACGCTTGGGCAATCGGATATTTCAAGTGGCGGGTCTGCTCGGTATAGCTCGAGATAAAGAAATGAGACCTTTCTTGGAAACAGACAATGAACTGTTGACACTATTCCAACTTCCGGATGTTGAACTGCAGGCCCCTGGAGAGTGTGATCAGTATCGCTTCCATCGCGAACGCAGGGTCAGAGCGTGCGATCCTGAAACATACAACTTCAGTAACAAAAGAAACATGCGCATTGGAGAATATTTCCAATCCTGGAAATACTTTCGTAACATCACGTCGTTTATCCGACGCCAATATCAACTAAGGCCAACAATTAAGCATGAAGCCAGCATTGTATTAATGCgaacatttttgttacaaaagttTTCACTAGAGAGACTTTGGGCGAGTACTCTGGTAGCTGTCCATGTCCGACGAACAGATATGGTGGGCTCAGATGCCAACACAGCTCCCCCATCTTATCTGGAGAATGCCACTAAGTATTTCCGTGGACAGTTcaaaaatgtgttgtttgtaGCGGCATCTGATGACATAACGTGGACAATGAAGTACCTGCCGCACAACGACACAGTGTTTCTACAGGGTAACCGAGCAGAGCTAGACTTTGCCATCTTGTCAATGTGTGATCATACCATTATGACCATTGGTACTTACGGTTGGTGGATCGCCTGGCTTGTTGGTGGCAACACAACCTACTATGGGAATCCACATGTTATAGGCTCTGCCCTAGATTTCCATACGGTGCTAGACGACTATATTCCGCCAGGCTGGATTGGTTTGGCGTAAATTTGCCTCAATGAATTCTTTTCATGTAGTTATATGTCATATTACAGATATCTCCATATCTGTTTTGTAACTCTCAAAAAATGTATCCTTAACAAGTATAATCCTTTCCGTCCCACCCTCCCATCGTTCTTACTTTACAAACACAATGAAATAGAATGTTAACTGTGCATAAGGGCAATCTTTGTACTTGGTATAACTTTAATGAGCAATATTTTCTTCCAAATGGTAGACAAAATTTAAAGGGCAAATTAAATACATCGCTACCTATTGGTATTCTATGGAAAGGTAAACGTCCTTTCGTTTATGTCAAAGGTTAAAGGTATATGTCATCCAGCCAAAAGTAAAGTTTCTTAAAGCAATTAACTCTTCAAAGTATTTAACCCAGACCTTATATTCCACACTCAATGGAGGATCCTCGCCACAGCAAGTCGGCTCCATGCTGTGTAACGCAACTATGCAAAAACTCTTCatttttgcagaaaaaaaatgacaaaagaatTAACGGCTTGGATCGACTTCTTATAGGTATGTTTTCTCCTTCACGATAACAAGTGAAATTGTTTAATCTTTCTTAGCCCTTCAAGAAACTGTAGGAAACATGTAGAAAACGTTTAGAGAAATGCCTAAGGCactgtttatttttcaaatccAACACCTTGTCATCCATTGTGAAAATTGAGGTTGATTGGTTTATAACATACTATATCAGCAAAGGTatagaaaacactaacatgacaTATATATCACTTtaaaaaccattaaacactgaTTAGGgaaatggtttgatttattttttaaaacattttcaaccGAATAAAATGGTTTTCTAATGTTGTCTGTTGTGACcaagagggtatcagtgacgtaaaatttgtatttttgcttgaaatagttcgtttcctGGTCTATTCGGGGAATGCATTCACATATgtttatgcattttgaatgatgaaatttacCATTCTATGCGAGTTGAGTGGAAAAAACCGATATGACGTCATTGGTACCATTATGGTAtacattatacaaataaattttactgggttgaaaaaaaaaacataaagcgAACTACTTTGATGagcagtgtttaatggtctttcatttgacatatacttcacgttAGTGTTTTTTCCCCCTTTCACAACCTTCGAAGTTAAAGCTAGTTTAAACTTGGACACTAATATAGGACATTTGATTTCTGAATATAGAAACTGATTTCAGTATGTACCATAGAGAGAAATATGTTGTTCATGTGAAAAATAATATCTATGTATAGATGGCATCAGTTAAACATGCATTCCAGTATTTGCTCAGagaaatacttttatttattttatttcgatTAGCTTATAAGTTAAGTGTTTAATAGGTTAGTTCTATATGTTGAGTTAATACAAAATATCCgttgtgtacatgtggctgAAGCTGTAGGCAACGAACTTTATTGATAGTCTGTATAGGTAACATAAAATGGCTGTCCGCAAAATGTTCTTGACGTCATTATTTGACTCATTAAACTAAGTCAAAGCTTAACTTCACGTGTGGAAGTTCAGTGAAAGAGGGGCCTGTATTGTGGATTTTTGTGAACGTATTTACCTGGTTTGCATACGTGAGATATGCACACAAACCACGTCAGAATAAATGTTTACGTTAGAACAGCTGAATAGTTTACGATCAGTCATACTAATGGACACACCATGTGTAACAGGTATACAATCACTGTTACATTGTGGGTTTTGTTCAACTACTTaaggtggtagatccagggtcaattctgggtcgagtcacacctaagaccttaaaagacgaagttgtaactttctcgcttggcgttcagcatgaaggggatagtgaaacgactggctgacccgtatcagtataatggctcaggctgggcggcttacttgccttcggtaaggcgtctcagtgaagcagtaccagataaaagagcggtggaaatccgtcctgaaacaaggaggcacatcgaGGAAGGGTTCTTTCCTCGTCACAAAAGTTggtgagtacgacgttaaaccttaagcactcactcaatcactcaacTACTTAAGGTACTTCCGGTATACATTAGCCTTACTGGACAAAAAGCATCACTTAAATTTAGTAAGATTTCTCTTTCAGTGAAAATAATTGCATTTACAAGCGTTTTGTtgtattatcataatttatatctgtttttatctgttgtattttgtctttttgcACACATATGGCAACAGGGTGTCCCATTAAAACATATGGAGAATACTCTTTTCATGCCTTATTGCTTCAGTTGTGCCGTTGTAACGAAACCTGGCACAATGCCGTCATGTTTATTTTGCTGCCACCTTGAAAAAGATTGAATATTCAAACCGGTCTGATCTGTAGACTTATTGGTCCAGATGCACTTTTTTTATGAGGGTCAACAGAATTGCTGAGTACCACTAAGATCAATATTATATGTGTATGCTTAACCCAATTCTGTACAGAGGCTATTTTATACGCAGCCGTATTCCCACACACTGAGGTCATCCTTGCAGGACTGGCTTTTTCATgataaaaaaagtgttttgtacattggCGTATAGGACAAATTGCCTTACTCGTTCACACGTTAGGGCTATTCAAGCAAGAGAGACGTCTTTCGATACAAAAGTGCAGGTCCTTCTCCATATGCTCATGGACAGAGAACTACGGAGTGAAAGCTAATGAAACTGGACGGGTAAGGCGCAAGAAAAGCCATTAATAGGGCTTGTAACGACTTCCAAACGTTGCCAACCACAGGACATTCTCACAGCAAATGTAACACCTTCGGCTGTAGCGAGCACAGGGGACTTGGCTTTTCTTATTCAAGCACAGCCCCTGAGTCAGATGGACCAATGATAATCAAAGGTGACACATGTCGTGTGGCGGCCAGAAGAAACCACCATAATATTTAGTTTGTACAACAGCTTTGTACCATGGCTTTCAGGAGCCACTGGGGGGAATGGACAGTGAATAAATCTATTTCCTTGATCGACCTACCGATGTCAAAGAAGTTAACGTACTCTCCTAAAATCTACaattttagtaaaaaaaaaaaagaaacatacacatTTGAGGATATCTCCAATCCTGGAAATCCTTCCGTAATATCGCTGCGTTTATCAGACGCCAATATCAACTAAGGTCACCAATTAAGCATGAGGCTAGTGTTGTATTCTTGCAAACACTGTTGTCTCAAAGCTTTTCATTGGAGAAACTGTGGTCGAGTACTCTGGTAGCTGTCCATGTCCGACAAACAGATTTGGTGGGCTCAGATGCCAACACAGCTCCGCCATCTTTCCTGGAGCATGTCACCCAGTACTTTCGCGTAGACGACATTTCATGTTGATAGAGGTCGACATTAGTGTATGAATAGACTCCTGCACAAAGTCTCTGTTGAATACAGTGAGGTAGTTAGTCAGGGTCAAACATATAGACCCCGCATTTCGTGCTAATATACAACTCGTTAAATATCTGTGTAATTTTTCCTCGCATATCCGGGTAGGAAGTCACATCGCTTGGTATTTAGCGGACTCAAATCAGAAAGTGTCTCTTTTCTCCCTGTCTGTGATGTCGTCATTATAGTCACATGATTCAAACAATCTCATCAACTACTACCAGGTTAGGAATCGCTATGGGACGTCTTAGAGGCACCACTTCGAAGACAAATCATCTACTTACTAAACAACTGTTATATGCAGGGTTTAcaatatttttgtgaatttccGTCGTGTCGGTATAGTCCTTGAGAGGTGGCAGAAAGCACACAGGTTTTATGGGTTGTCTGTCTTTTCGGACATTAATATGACATCACTATAAAATGCTGTCTTAGCGTCTGCATGAGTTACTTTGTGGATTCCTCGAGACGCTTTGGCCGTTTCTGTAGTTCCATGCTGGATTTGATCCCAAACCGTGAGGTTTTCGGCTGTTGGCGTTTGACATGAAGTATACCATGCATGACGAAGGCACAGATCACGGGGCGCGAGAGGATACTGACAGGGTTGTCTACCCTTGTTAATTTAATGTTTAAGGTAGAGAGGCCTGCGCATGAGCACAGAGAGGTACAGCTGTGTATAGCCATAGATTTGAACAACCacgtatttaaaaaaaaaacagtatgtgTAATCCAAAGGCATCACACTTCTCAAAGATATAGTGTCGGCTTATCAAATCTTATTTCAAGTAGAGCAAGACTGAGTGATGCTGACATGCCGCTGTACAGGTGTTTACCTGATCTGATTACGAGCATGCGAgtgcagtacatgtaataaagaaCGTACGATCAAAAATATCCTGGGACGCTTCTCAGAAATACCTTAGGTATAAATCGGATTGATATCTAAATAATCATCTTGGAATGCCTTGCATTAAATCCTACAGGgtgcctccgtgaccgaggtgattagcaagcgtgacccaggagccaccaccaatgcggtcgctttgagttcgaGTTagttcatgcaggcttcctctccagtcatgcGTGGGAAGATTTGACAGTCAAATAACTAAACACATTAAATGCTACAGCATATTATGCTAATTTTTCAGTAAATGGGCACCCAACAGTACATAACAGGAgtatcaaaaacattttaactgatgTAGTACTGCACAATGGTGTGAGATGGTTTGGTGTCCATGCCTTGTGTTATCTGGTTTCGAAGTAAATGTACCTGTGCACAGTATTGAGATATAACTATTCGCCGGCATGCCGTTGTTATATAGCAGAGAGCAGTTGCTATGCATGGAGGACTCCCCTTTTCTATAGTGGCACTACCCAAGCTACTGACTGCGCAGTGCTGACGTAAACTTGCCATCATTAAggattttatttagttttaacACTGTGATGAGTCCCGCGTGTCCCAGCCATGAATTACCGTGTGTTTCCCTCGCTGTGAATATAAGACTTTCTCCTCGAGTAACAATAATGTTCGGTCACGTTTAGTTAAGATcaaattatgtttgttttgtgtctATGGGTAGCGCAGACCACCATACGTGCAGTGTTATCGAGGACACCGTTCGCAAACCACGGAACGCACGCCCACAGCTGAGGTGAACTATGCTATGCCTGGCTATAACAACATGACAACCTGAGGAATATGATTAAAAGCAAGGTGTTCTGTCTAACCCATATTTACCTGAAAATAATCTGTAAGTATAGAACACCCTCAGAAGTGAATAAATATAGAATACAAGGCGAGAAATATTAGAAAATTTGCTGTGATTGCTATTACCTTTGAGTTAGCTGACAGCTTAAACGATTTCTATGCTAATTCTGTATTAATTGCTGGCGAGCCCCTTGAACAGAACATACTGACAGTGTAAATTGTTACCTCGAGGTAAGTCTATATCGAATTATTCTGTTTGAGATACATTTACTACACCATCGGCTGATAATGGTATCAGTCAATGACAAACATTCTGCTCAGTTTTATTCAGTGTGCCACGCGCTCAGAAGTGAAGAGGCATAGAACTTATGTTCTCAGTATCACAAAAATGATTTGCAGTTGTAGAGCAGTTAGACGAACGAACTTTGACTGGCTTTCAGTTGTTTCGTTGCAAGACGCTTTTTCACACACACCGCCCACTGGAAGAAGTTTAATATAAGTGATTATTAACTAATATCTAAAACAGAAGTGATACATAGGATGCAATTAGTaggtgcaacaacaacacaattcTGCTATCTGGTGATAATGCTGCTCAGTGTTGAAGCTATTtgccaaaatatatatgcatcgTCCATATAAAAGACTTGTTCCCAACCCCCTTGTCCTTCTTGAGGTGTATATTATGTGTGAGTAGTTTAGATATAAATCCACATCTTGCTCCGGACGGATTCCACCATATTCATACCGCATAGGGCTATAACCTTTTGTGTAGTGTttggtgtttttaatttatatctGCAAACGGCTGAATAGACATACATAGCTTCGAAAAACTGGGCCAGGCAACAATCTTTTTGCACCACTTCAGTGGCCTTATAGTTAGAccacactttaaaaatggtactcgtTGCTGCCTCCCCTGGCACTTAACGCTGAGAAGttaaagcaaagaaacaggactggtaggCCCCGTGTCAGTATATGTGACTTGGtagggtgtcatttctggtgtctttgacattaCCTATGTACTTCGTTAAGCATGgcacaaaacaataataaaaagtaGCAATACACGCTAATAATAACAATAAGTTAATAATAGAAGCAGATCAgtatgcaaaaatgaaaaaataataatctggCACAGCGGAAAATAATCAGCATTTTCGAAAAAGGAAACAGAGTTGGAGAAATCCAATATCAAATGAAAA belongs to Liolophura sinensis isolate JHLJ2023 chromosome 9, CUHK_Ljap_v2, whole genome shotgun sequence and includes:
- the LOC135475777 gene encoding galactoside alpha-(1,2)-fucosyltransferase 1-like: WGRLGNRIFQVAGLLGIARDKEMRPFLETDNELLTLFQLPDVELQAPGECDQYRFHRERRVRACDPETYNFSNKRNMRIGEYFQSWKYFRNITSFIRRQYQLRPTIKHEASIVLMRTFLLQKFSLERLWASTLVAVHVRRTDMVGSDANTAPPSYLENATKYFRGQFKNVLFVAASDDITWTMKYLPHNDTVFLQGNRAELDFAILSMCDHTIMTIGTYGWWIAWLVGGNTTYYGNPHVIGSALDFHTVLDDYIPPGWIGLA